One Betta splendens chromosome 8, fBetSpl5.4, whole genome shotgun sequence DNA segment encodes these proteins:
- the LOC114860689 gene encoding uncharacterized protein LOC114860689: protein MTLLHHLISAFERHRKSIRVRHLSVCKTNWRTHTSSLLLSFFDFFCPTLDHMELGELGSGCEDETCDLASSFTEDCINQECPVFGMIELVCVTVIYIPLMLFGLVGNILTILVVWLRPQMRSSTYLYLSSMAVSDLLILLLLPLDLYKLWRPSPWPLGDLACKLSMFLSECCTFCTILHITFLSLERYLAVCWPITAKTLVTRRRTRVLIGCLWLGAAISAAPVLVMVGVEEVGGTEGISGWREDKSLIREVEQERVPVGEATRGSAQVALMDAEIEVIKWHVNETKVGDLSNKGEQVGEILDETRQENDKDTSKEKQDVDYRDEGQTNKQNKMKEDEGGGRESHEEVDRRECRCSDYAATSGLLSAMTILSNMYFLIPFCILGLVYSLIGRTLWLRPQSSRKDQSHRNTVKMLGVIVLAFVLCWLPYHVGRTIFSFSFTAYTQEAHTHTNSHPDTNVYPDRTDRDMNGHAMIKTEKLTAHNLIDDCQTCATTKVRHNTVDNLDTHLTDTETTSAHRPYTTRTYATPTAIHMDSTHNDTSHTHPDKKALFYYYLSQYFNLVSSVLFYLSAAVNPLLYNLMSARYRHAVHSLMHKHSLTQSHRLRTTITARHSTTTV, encoded by the exons ATGACACTTTTGCATCACCTTATTTCTGCATTCGAACGCCATAGGAAATCGATCAGAGTGCGTCACCTCAGTGTGTGTAAGACTAActggcgcacacacacctcttccCTGCTGCTTTCGTTCTTTGACTTCTTCTGTCCAACCCTGGACCACATGGAGCTGGGAGAACTGGGCAGTGGCTGTGAAGATGAGACCTGTGACCTGGCATCCAGCTTCACAGAGGACTGCATCAACCAAGAGTGCCCTGTATTTGGAATGATTGAGTTAG tgtgtgtgactgtcatCTACATTCCTCTGATGCTCTTTGGCCTTGTTGGAAATATACTAACCATCCTGGTGGTTTGGCTCCGTCCACAAATGAGAAGCTCTACCTACCTGTACCTGAGCAGCATGGCTGTTAGCGATCTGCTGATACTCCTGCTGTTGCCTCTGGATCTATAtaag CTCTGGAGGCCCAGTCCATGGCCCCTGGGAGACCTTGCCTGTAAGCTCTCAATGTTCCTCTCGGAGTGTTGCACCTTCTGCACCATCCTCCACATTACCTTCCTCTCCCTTGAGAGGTACCTGGCAGTGTGCTGGCCCATCACAGCCAAGACCTTGGTGACGCGGCGTAGAACCAGGGTTTTAATCGGCTGCCTCTGGCTTGGTGCGGCCATCAGTGCCGCTCCAGTGCTGGTCATGGTTGGAGTGGAGGAAGTTGGGGGTACGGAAGGGATtagtggatggagggaggacaAGAGCTTGATAAGGGAAGTAGAACAGGAAAGAGTTCCTGTAGGTGAAGCCACACGTGGAAGTGCACAGGTAGCTTTAATGGATGCAGAAATAGAGGTAATAAAGTGGCATGTAAatgaaacaaaggttggagacCTTAGTAACAAAGGGGAGCAAGTAGGAGAAATACTAGATGAGACAAGACaagaaaatgacaaagacaCAAGCAAGGAAAAACAAGATGTTGACTATAGAGATGaaggacaaacaaacaagcaaaacaaaatgaaagaggacgagggaggaggacgggaaaGCCACGAAGAAGTTGACAGGAGAGAGTGTCGCTGCTCGGACTACGCCGCTACTTCTGGCTTGTTGTCGGCCATGACCATTCTCTCCAACATGTACTTCCTCATCCCTTTCTGCATCCTGGGACTGGTCTACAGCTTGATTGGAAGGACACTGTGGCTCCGTCCACAAAGCAGCCGCAAAGATCAGAGTCATCGAAACACTGTCAAGATGCTGG GAGTGATCGTCCTGGCCTTCGTCCTCTGCTGGCTGCCCTACCACGTTGGTCGGACCAtattctccttctctttcactGCTTACACGCaggaagctcacacacacacaaactcacacccaGACACTAATGTGTACCctgacaggacagacagagatATGAACGGACACGCTATGATCAAGACCGAGAAGCTGACTGCACACAATCTCATAGATGACTGTCAAACATGTGCAACGACCAAAGTCAGACACAACACGGTGGATAATCTAGACACACACTTAACAGACACAGAGACTACTAGCGCACACAGGCCTTACACCACACGCACATATGCTACACCTACTGCTATACACATGGATAGCACACACAATGACACgtcgcacacacaccctgacaAAAAGGCTTTATTTTACTACTATCTGTCTCAGTATTTCAACCTGGTGTCCTCCGTCCTCTTCTacctcagtgctgctgtcaACCCACTGCTCTACAACCTGATGTCAGCTCGATACAGACACGCTGTGCACAGCCTCATGCACAAACACTCTCTAACACAGTCACATCGGCTGCGCACCACCATCACGGCACGGCACTCCACCACcactgtgtga
- the eif1 gene encoding eukaryotic translation initiation factor 1: protein MSAIQNLTPFDPFADATKGDDRLPAGTEDYIHIRIQQRNGRKTLTTVQGIAADYDKKKLVKAFKKKFACNGTVIEHPEYGEVIQLQGDQRKNICQFLIEIDLAKEEQLKVHGF from the exons ATGTCCGCTATCCAGAACCTCACACCTTTTG ACCCCTTTGCTGATGCAACTAAGGGTGATGACCGCCTCCCAGCTGGGACAGAGGACTACATCCACATAAGAATCCAACAGCGGAACGGCAGGAAGACCCTCACAACTGTCCAGGGCATCGCTGCTGACTATGACAAGAAGAAGCTAGTCAAGGCCTTCAAGAAG aAGTTTGCCTGCAATGGGACAGTGATTGAGCACCCAGAGTATGGTGAAGTGATCCAGCTTCAGGGAGATCAGCGCAAGAATATCTGCCAGTTCCTCATTgag attGACCTGGCCAAGGAGGAGCAGCTCAAAGTCCACGGCTTCTAG
- the nat15 gene encoding N-alpha-acetyltransferase 60 has protein sequence MSDVVPPTALSEVQLRFLCHDDIENVKLLCGDWFPIEYPDSWYQDITSNKKFFSLAATFRGGIVGMIVAEIKGRTKVHKEDGDILASSFPVDTQVAYILSLGVVKEFRKHGIGSLLLDSLKEHISTTAQDHCKAIYLHVLTTNNTAIHFYENRDFRQHHYLPYYYSIRGVLKDGFTYVLYINGGHPPWTIFDYIQHIGSTLASLSPCSIPQRLYRQAQSLLRSLLPWSNIASKTGIQYSRTM, from the exons ATGAGTGACGTGGTGCCTCCCACAGCTCTCAGTGAAGTCCAGCTCCGCTTCCTCTGCCACGATGACATAGAGAATGTCAAGCTGCTCTGTGGTGACTGGTTCCCAATCGA GTACCCAGACTCATGGTATCAGGACATCACCTCCAACAAAAAGTTCTTCTCCCTCGCTGCCACCTTCAGAGGCGGCATCGTGGGGATGATTGTGGCTGAAATCAAAGGCCGGACTAAAGTACACAAAGAG gaTGGGGACATCTTGGCCTCCAGTTTTCCTGTGGACACACAGGTAGCCTACATCCTAAGCCTGGGAGTGGTCAAAGAGTTCAGGAAACATGGCATAG GCTCTCTACTGCTGGACAGTTTGAAGGAGCACATCTCAACAACAGCCCAGGACCACTGTAAAGCAATTTACCTACATGTCCTCACTACCAACAACACTGCCATTCACTTCTATGAGAACAGGGACTTCAGGCAGCATCATTACTTGCCCTACTACTACTCCATACGAGGCGTCCTTAAAGACGGATTTACATATGTGCTCTATATAAATGGGGGTCATCCTCCCTGGACAATATT TGACTATATCCAGCACATTGGTTCAACCCTGGCCAGTCTGAGCCCCTGCTCCATCCCACAGAGATTATACCGGCAAGCCCAGTCTTTGCTTCGCTCTCTGCTACCCTGGTCCAACATCGCCTCTAAGACCGGAATACAGTACAGCCGAACAATGTGA
- the eci1 gene encoding enoyl-CoA delta isomerase 1, mitochondrial has protein sequence MALRAALRHKCGLSAVLTQLAVGTSHGRVSMPLLLSQQRNRSTASRVSVHFDQSTGVAVMYMQSPPVNSLSLDFLTEFCISVEKLEMDKGCRGLIITSNQPKVFSAGLDIMEMYGKTPERCGEFWKAVQEMWLKLYGSNMVIISAINGSSPAGGCLMALTSDYRIMADNPRYNIGLNETQLGIVAPFWFKDTMVNTVGHRSAELSLELGLLYSPSEALKIGLVDQLVPEDQVLTTALQIMTKWLAIPDHARQITKSTMRKPTIDKLMSSREADVQNFVSFITRDSIQKSLRMYLEMLKKRKA, from the exons ATGGCGCTAAGAGCTGCATTGAGACACAAGTGCGGCTTATCTG CTGTTCTCACCCAGCTGGCTGTTGGCACCAGTCATGGCAGAGTGTCCATGCCTCTTCTGCTCAGTCAACAGAGAAACCGCTCCACCGCTTCTAGGGTCAGTGTTCACTTTGATCAAAGCACAG gtgtggCTGTGATGTATATGCAGAGTCCTCCAGTCAACAGCCTCAGCTTAGATTTCCTTACAGAGTTCTGCATTAGTGTGGAAAAGCTGGAGATGGATAAGGGCTGCCGTGGCCTCATCATCACCTCG AACCAGCCCAAGGTCTTCTCTGCAGGACTGGATATTATGGAGATGTATGGGAAGACTCCAGAGCGCTGTGGAGAGTTCTGGAAAGCTGTTCAAGAGATGTGGCTGAAACTCTATGGCTCCAACATGGTCATCATATCTGCTATTAAT GGTTCCAGTCCTGCAGGTGGCTGTTTGATGGCTTTGACAAGTGACTATAGAATAATGGCGGACAACCCACGTTACAACATTGGCCTGAATGAAACGCAGCTCGGCATTGTGGCTCCTTTttg gTTTAAGGACACCATGGTGAACACAGTGGGCCACAGGTCTGCAGAGCTGTCCCTGGAGCTGGGTTTGCTCTACAGCCCTTCAGAAGCCCTGAAGATCGGATTGGTGGACCAGTTGGTTCCTGAAGACCAGGTTCTCACCACAGCTTTGCAGATCATGACAAAGTGGTTGGCTATTCCAG ACCATGCCAGACAGATCACAAAGTCCACAATGAGGAAGCCGACCATTGACAAGCTAATGTCCAGCAGAGAGGCTGATGTCCAGAACTTTGTGAGCTTCATCACCAGAGACTCCATTCAGAAGTCCCTCCGCATGTATTTGGAGATGCTTAAGAAGAGAAAGGCCtag
- the dnase1 gene encoding deoxyribonuclease-1, with protein MRLVWDFCVFLSLLPSSASLLLGSFNIRAFGIKKASNTTLMDIVSTIVHRYDIILIQEVRDSDLTATQKLMEHVNKDSQFRYDHIVSEPLGRNTYKERYLFLYREQMVSVVQSYIYDDGCESCGTDTFSREPFVVMFSSTNTAVKNFALIPQHTAPEDAVKEVNALYDVVADVRTRWSTNNIVLLGDFNAGCAYIKDSEWQQIRLFTDKSFHWLIPNEADTTVGDTKCPYDRIVVTSDMMKGVQQSSAKVYNYMIELSLSQNLALDVSDHFPVEVKLT; from the exons ATGCGTCTGGTGTGGGACTTTTGCGTCTTCTTGAGCCTGCTGCCATcgtctgcctctctgctgctgggcTCCTTCAACATCAGAGCATTTGGCATAAAGAAAGCCTCCAACACCACTCTGATGGACATCGTCAGCACG ATTGTCCATCGCTATGACATCATTCTAATCCAGGAGGTTAGAGACAGTGATCTGACAGCAACCCAGAAACTCATGGAGCACGTCAACAA GGATTCTCAGTTCAGATATGACCACATCGTCAGTGAACCTCTGGGTCGCAACACGTACAAGGAGAGATATCTCTTCCTCTACAG GGAACAGATGGTGTCTGTGGTTCAGAGCTACATTTACGACGACGGCTGCGAGTCCTGTGGGACGGACACTTTCAGCAGAGAGCCATTTGTTGTCATGTTCTCCTCTACAAATACTG CTGTGAAGAACTTTGCTCTGATCCCCCAGCACACGGCTCCAGAGGACGCTGTGAAGGAAGTGAACGCTCTCTATGATGTGGTGGCTGACGTCCGCACTCGCTGGAGCACTAAT AACATTGTGCTGCTGGGTGACTTCAACGCAGGCTGCGCATATATAAAAGACTCCGAATGGCAGCAGATCCGTCTCTTCACAGACAAGAGCTTCCACTGGCTGATCCCAAACGAAGCGGACACTACAGTGGGAGACACTAAATGTCCCTACGACAG GATTGTGGTCACTTCTGATATGATGAAAGGAGTTCAGCAAAGCAGTGCTAAGGTTTACAACTACATGATTGAGCTGAGTCTTAGCCAGAATCTG GCACTGGATGTCAGTGACCATTTCCCTGTCGAAGTGAAGCTGACCTGA